From Pseudovibrio sp. Tun.PSC04-5.I4, a single genomic window includes:
- a CDS encoding TIGR01620 family protein — MTAKKPTQQNPKVRRAPKAFKLDDTSVRFEDEFADEPLSSEAIVAPEAENALSTQQLAIAPEPKPTQSRWGRILAIGGGGLVSLAVGLAIDGLIRELFARYEWLGWAGVGLTSVAFLGLFGLAFKEWRALAQLEHIDHIRDDLQEAADNNSDKEARAAIKALMSLYADRPETAHGRALLKGHMQEIIDGRDLVKLAERDLLSPLDARARMIVMESAKRVSVVTALSPRALVDILVVLYENLRIIRRVSRLYGARPGALGFWRLARDVAAHLAVTGGMAAGDSLIEQFIGQGLAAKLSARLGEGLVNGFLTARIGVAAIQTCRPAPFVASNGPKLSEFMSEITKSAPDKSTDAG, encoded by the coding sequence ATGACCGCAAAGAAACCAACACAGCAAAACCCGAAGGTTCGGCGGGCACCCAAGGCCTTCAAACTCGATGATACATCCGTTCGCTTTGAGGATGAGTTTGCCGATGAACCGCTTTCATCTGAAGCCATTGTCGCCCCGGAAGCCGAAAATGCTCTTTCCACTCAGCAACTGGCAATTGCGCCAGAACCGAAACCCACTCAGAGCAGATGGGGCAGAATCCTTGCCATTGGCGGCGGCGGTTTGGTCTCCCTTGCAGTTGGTCTGGCCATTGACGGATTGATAAGAGAGCTGTTTGCCCGCTACGAATGGCTGGGCTGGGCAGGTGTTGGCTTAACTTCAGTTGCCTTTCTTGGCTTGTTTGGGCTGGCCTTTAAGGAATGGCGCGCACTCGCTCAGCTGGAACACATCGACCACATCCGCGATGACCTGCAAGAAGCTGCAGACAACAACAGCGATAAAGAAGCCCGCGCCGCCATCAAAGCCCTAATGTCTCTTTATGCAGACAGGCCGGAAACCGCTCACGGACGCGCCCTGCTCAAAGGCCACATGCAAGAAATCATTGATGGCCGCGATCTGGTGAAGCTGGCAGAGCGAGACCTGTTATCACCGCTAGATGCTCGCGCCAGAATGATCGTTATGGAAAGCGCCAAGCGCGTCTCCGTTGTCACCGCCCTTTCACCCCGTGCATTGGTGGATATTCTTGTGGTGCTTTACGAGAACCTGAGGATCATTCGTCGCGTGTCCCGCTTATACGGAGCACGCCCCGGAGCTCTCGGCTTCTGGCGCCTTGCACGCGATGTTGCAGCCCATCTCGCTGTCACCGGAGGCATGGCCGCAGGAGACAGTTTGATTGAGCAGTTTATTGGGCAGGGTCTGGCTGCAAAACTCTCCGCCCGTCTGGGCGAGGGCTTAGTCAACGGCTTCCTCACGGCACGCATTGGCGTGGCTGCAATCCAAACCTGCCGTCCCGCTCCCTTTGTCGCGTCCAATGGACCTAAGCTTTCTGAGTTTATGAGCGAGATCACCAAATCCGCCCCTGATAAGTCCACCGATGCGGGTTAA
- a CDS encoding histidine phosphatase family protein, with protein sequence MLRLMLLRHAKSDWSDDVLHDHDRPLNTPGWKAASRVGAHLHQHELLPKLILCSTALRTRQTLMELMPYLRGDTRIQLMRDLYNSSEGDYVDAIRAYGGGYSSVLVIGHNTAMQDTATELTGKGNPEYMHQIQSKYPTGALAVLDFEEHRWSQIERKKGRIISFFQPRHLQAVSRS encoded by the coding sequence ATGCTTCGTCTGATGCTACTTCGCCATGCCAAATCTGATTGGAGTGACGATGTCCTTCATGATCATGACCGCCCTTTAAACACGCCGGGCTGGAAAGCAGCATCGCGAGTTGGAGCGCATTTACACCAACATGAACTTCTTCCAAAACTAATCCTCTGCTCCACTGCTTTGCGCACTCGGCAAACACTTATGGAACTTATGCCGTACCTGAGAGGCGATACGCGCATACAACTGATGAGAGATCTCTACAATTCCAGCGAAGGCGATTATGTCGACGCGATCCGTGCCTATGGTGGTGGCTATAGCTCAGTTCTGGTAATCGGCCATAATACTGCAATGCAAGATACTGCCACGGAATTGACAGGCAAAGGCAACCCTGAGTACATGCATCAAATTCAATCCAAATATCCAACAGGTGCTCTCGCCGTCTTGGATTTTGAAGAACATCGCTGGTCGCAGATTGAACGGAAAAAGGGACGGATTATCTCGTTCTTTCAACCGCGCCACTTGCAAGCTGTCTCCCGCTCCTAA
- a CDS encoding YcjX family protein gives MSPLNSLFKNAKLALADAQTAVDNMTESAKDLTIPTVRLGVTGLARSGKTVFISALVHNLIAGGRLPLFDAAGTGRLAQAYLQPQPDDNVPRFNYEQHIETLTRDRLWPESTHQISELRLTLEYESATFFNRQFGHGKIHLDIVDYPGEWLLDLVLLRQDFRRFSEEAIKRAKARPDLSGDFLSTLARHQNNLHDVFSEDIARELATTFTTYLSRCREDENALSMLPPGRFLMPGDMKGTPALTFAPLDLGNTHIKPKANTLLAMMERRYEAYRKHVVRPFFKNHFAKLDRQIVLVDALTAINAGPDALDDLNNALSEIMGAFRPGKSSWLFSIMNRKIDRILFAATKADHLRREDHNHLESLLQQLVQKAINRAEFSGAQVETLAIASVRATKQATVHHEGVETPALLGTPMPNETIGEMAFNGEEEAAIFPGDLPEDLDDLFSEKSSATDTEDQASLKYVRFRPPNLERTAEGITLSLPHIRLDNALEFLLGDKLA, from the coding sequence GTGAGCCCACTGAATTCATTATTTAAAAACGCCAAGCTGGCTTTGGCTGATGCCCAGACCGCCGTTGATAATATGACGGAGTCTGCAAAAGATCTAACCATTCCAACTGTGCGCTTGGGTGTTACTGGATTGGCAAGGTCCGGAAAGACCGTCTTTATCTCAGCACTGGTGCACAATCTGATCGCCGGAGGCCGCTTACCTTTGTTTGATGCAGCCGGGACAGGACGATTGGCGCAAGCTTACCTGCAGCCACAACCTGACGACAATGTTCCCCGTTTCAACTATGAGCAGCATATTGAGACGTTGACTAGGGATCGCCTCTGGCCGGAATCCACGCACCAGATTTCCGAACTCCGCCTTACATTGGAATACGAGTCCGCCACGTTTTTTAACCGCCAATTCGGCCACGGTAAAATTCATCTTGATATCGTCGATTATCCCGGCGAATGGCTGTTAGATCTTGTTTTGTTAAGACAGGACTTCCGCCGTTTCTCGGAAGAGGCCATCAAACGCGCAAAAGCAAGACCAGACCTGTCCGGCGATTTCCTGTCTACTCTGGCCAGACACCAAAATAACTTACATGATGTGTTCTCTGAGGACATCGCACGCGAACTCGCCACCACATTCACAACCTATCTGAGCCGGTGCCGCGAAGATGAAAACGCCTTATCCATGTTGCCTCCAGGTCGCTTTCTCATGCCGGGAGATATGAAGGGCACCCCAGCCCTCACCTTTGCTCCGCTCGATCTCGGCAATACGCACATCAAACCGAAAGCAAACACGCTTTTGGCCATGATGGAGCGCCGTTACGAGGCCTATCGCAAGCACGTTGTGCGTCCGTTCTTCAAAAACCATTTCGCAAAATTGGATAGGCAAATTGTTCTTGTTGATGCTCTGACAGCCATCAACGCAGGCCCGGATGCGCTGGACGATCTCAACAATGCCCTCTCCGAGATCATGGGGGCGTTCCGTCCCGGCAAATCCAGCTGGCTGTTTTCTATCATGAACCGAAAAATTGATCGGATCCTGTTTGCCGCCACCAAAGCGGATCACCTCCGCCGCGAAGATCACAATCATCTAGAATCTCTCCTTCAGCAGCTGGTACAAAAAGCAATCAACCGCGCAGAGTTTTCAGGTGCTCAGGTGGAGACACTGGCAATCGCGTCCGTCAGAGCGACCAAGCAGGCAACCGTGCATCATGAGGGCGTTGAAACCCCGGCACTTCTGGGAACTCCCATGCCCAATGAAACCATTGGTGAGATGGCGTTTAACGGAGAGGAGGAAGCTGCAATCTTCCCCGGTGATCTGCCAGAAGATCTTGACGATCTGTTCTCAGAAAAGAGCAGCGCAACAGATACTGAAGATCAGGCCTCTTTGAAGTACGTGCGCTTTCGCCCGCCAAATCTGGAACGAACAGCGGAAGGCATAACACTATCGCTTCCGCATATCCGCCTGGACAATGCACTGGAATTCCTGCTGGGAGACAAACTGGCATGA